Below is a genomic region from Leishmania mexicana MHOM/GT/2001/U1103 complete genome, chromosome 20.
CGTCAGGTACGGAACCGCCGCCAAGCACCTTCTGTCACAGCGTGCCGCATTGTGTATGCCCCTCTCGGGGGATGTCGGCCTGGCGTCTGAGACCACATTGTAGGGGTCCGTAATTCATGCAGTCAGCGCTGGTGTCACTGATATTGCCTATTCTGCTAGCTTGACCACCTTGTCGCCGTGCACCAACTCACAATCGTCAAAGACGCTGAAAtgagaggcgcacgcgacaGGTTAGCAGCGCGAGCGCCCGTGCCCAGATACGCCGCAGCATGCCATCCTCCACCGCTGTAGGGCCCGTGTCGGACGCCATGCGGAAGGAAAGCGAGTCCGTAGGAAGAGGGACACGGGCTCTTCTGTGTCTCGGTGGGCACGGTTGTCCTTGCAGCGAGTGCTATGTCCTAGCACCACTGCTTCACACTCCGTGTGACAGCTGCACGCAAGGCGCCCGCAGTCTCTTGTCGCGGCACCTGTGAGGGGATGATGGTTGCGAAGGGTTGCGATCGCCCCTGACATAATGACAGTCTGTACCGCACTATACGTTGGAAGTGCGTAAGGGAACTTCACAAAACGACGGGTAGCCTTCTAGCAAACGGAAGGAGAAAAACGGTGAATGGGGCGTCATATACGTGCATGGAGGTGCCTGAGTGGTCATCAGGAACACCCGAACATGAACAAAGTGCGCCAGGCTCTCTCACATGCGGCACCCGCCTCCACAGACAGTCGTCGAGAAAAGCAAGAAAGCAAGCGTCACGGCTAACGAAAAAGAGTGAAGGCTCCGCAGCCTACGCAAGTGGAAAGAACATCCGCGTAGGTTACGTGCACGCACAAGGTTATGAGCATCCTTCAGAGAGGCTGCGAAGCAACGGCAGAGCGACGCAGCTCCCTGTCCATCCAACTtgctgccgtcaccgccatTCGCCTTTGACAATGCGcgacaaagaaaaagaaaacataATAAAGGCTAGCCACAGTGTTCGAAGCGGTACGTTGCTTGAGAACGAAAAGAAGTCGATTCAAAACAGCTTTGGTAGCGGGGCGTCTTCGGTGGACCCGACGACAAAGCAGTAGTGTTCGTGCATCAAGTTCCACTCCTCCCAGTCGTCGATCATTTCCAGCTGGTTGAGGCGGATTTGAATCTGGCGCGGCACGCCAAGGTATAGGTTCTTCATGGTGACGGACTTGACCGCCTTAAAGCCTAGCTcggtgcaccgctgcgcgtgtgcctcaGGTGTGGGAAAGTCACCGATTCCTTTGAAATCAGCACCGAAGTGCTGTAGATTCTCCACCATGACCTTGCCGAAGCGATCAAACGGCTGAATCGCGTCATACGTGACAAGCATAGTCTTTGTGCCGGGCTCGATGGCGTTGCTCATGACAGTTCGCAATAGATTAGTGGTGACGGAGCCCTCAATGTACACAAACACCATCTCCGCGATCATGATAGTAGGGGTGCCGCCTTGCAGGTGCTGCTTCAGCACCTTCGCAACACCCTTGGCGTCATACAGGTCGCAGGAAACCAGCACGTACTGTGAGCCCACCAGCGAGTGCATCTCGTCGTGACGCTTGATGATACGCTCCTTTTCGGCGACCAGGTCAGCTAAGTCAAGCTCCACAAACTTCTGCACAGGAAACTTCGGGTCGCTGTGCTTTAGGCGAAAGTAGAGCGTGTCCATTCCTGCGCCAAAGTTGATTACCTGAATCGGTTGTCCGGCGGCGGTTGCGAA
It encodes:
- a CDS encoding putative leucine carboxyl methyltransferase, which translates into the protein MALIQTAHDACSRKVHCVRKGYLNDPFVSFFEKDHTIVNSPLMNRGTWLRTTAFENCVRGFATAAGQPIQVINFGAGMDTLYFRLKHSDPKFPVQKFVELDLADLVAEKERIIKRHDEMHSLVGSQYVLVSCDLYDAKGVAKVLKQHLQGGTPTIMIAEMVFVYIEGSVTTNLLRTVMSNAIEPGTKTMLVTYDAIQPFDRFGKVMVENLQHFGADFKGIGDFPTPEAHAQRCTELGFKAVKSVTMKNLYLGVPRQIQIRLNQLEMIDDWEEWNLMHEHYCFVVGSTEDAPLPKLF